In Penicillium oxalicum strain HP7-1 chromosome VII, whole genome shotgun sequence, one DNA window encodes the following:
- a CDS encoding Eukaryotic translation initiation factor 2A, with product MTAPTQIAYRTLKGIGIMDAAPVYEPLPGFNKPEGNLRCGAYSPCGRYYAWASPDKYEDYFRPRAMVTIVDASVGHVISTIPADNVFELGFSPLGSYLITWQRPTKDANGDATKNLKVWPVIEAGDEHTIVGQFVQKSQTGWNLQYTPDEKLCARVVTNEVQFYQSDNLSTVWNKLRVEGVADFMLSPGQTQSIAVFIPERKGQPAAVKVFIVPQFGAPVSQKSFFKGDKVQLKWNSSGTTLIVLAQTEVDKTGKSYYGETTLYLLSASGAFDSRIDLDKEGPIHDVSWNPNSKEFGVVYGYMPAKTTIFNVRGKPTHTFPLSPRNTILFSPHGRFVLVAGFGNLAGQMDLYDMEKNFHKIATVEASNASVCNWSPDGQYILTATTSPRLRVDNGIRIWHVSGSLVYNEEMTELYDVFWRPQDLAQYPLGDPFTKLPVPHPSATAYLATRKAPVKPAGAYRPPGARGQLTPLAFKREDQGGAAYIREGTAGAGTAGVNGFGKPRRREIPGAEPVEEYLPPGAAPGGGVALPPGADNERLSKSAAKNKKKREAAKKAREDGPDTAVPANAPTGPNANRGRGKNNGSPVNNTNKASPAPAAAPAPATAPAAAPAAAAVDPSAQDKKIRGLLKKIRAIDELKMRLAGGEKLEDTQMKKIQTEDAVRKELEAVGYNG from the exons ATGACTGCTCCGACACAAATTGCTT ACCGAACCCTGAAGGGTATCGGCATCATGGATGCCGCTCCGGTCTACGAGCCGTTGCCTGGATTCAACAA ACCTGAAGGAAATCTGCGTTGCGGTGCTTACTCGCCATGCGGCCGCTACTATGCATGGGCCTCGCCTGACAAGTACGAAGATTATTTTCGTCCCCGTGCCAT GGTGACCATCGTGGATGCCTCCGTTGGCCATGTGATTTCGACTATTCCCGCTGACAACGTCTTTGAGCTGGGCTTTTCTCCCCTCGGTTCCTACCTCATTACCTGGCAACGCCCCACCAAGGACGCCAATGGAGATGCTACCAAGAACCTCAAGGTGTGGCCCGTGATTGAGGCTGGTGACGAGCACACAATTGTTGGCCAATTCGTTCAGAAGTCGCAGACTGGCTGGAATTTGCAGTACACTCCCGATGAGAAGCTGTGTGCTCGCGTCGTGACAAACGAGGTTCAGTTCTACCAGAGTGACAACCTTTCTACCGTGTGGAACAAACTCCGTGTGGAGGGGGTGGCGGACTTTATGCTTTCGCCCGGTCAGACCCAGTCTATTGCGGTCTTCATTCCCGAGCGCAAGGGTCAGCCTGCTGCCGTCAAGGTGTTTATCGTGCCGCAATTCGGTGCTCCTGTCTCGCAGAAGAGCTTCTTCAAGGGCGACAAGGTTCAGTTGAAGTGGAACTCGTCCGGTACTACTTTGATTGTCCTTGCCCAGACCGAGGTGGACAAGACTGGTAAGAGCTACTACGGTGAAACCACACTGTACTTGCTGAGCGCCAGTGGGGCTTTTGATTCTCGAATTGATCTCG ACAAGGAGGGTCCTATTCACGATGTGAGCTGGAACCCCAACTCCAAGGAATTCGGTGTTGTGTACGGTTACATGCCCGCCAAGACCACCATCTTCAATGTCCGTGGCAAGCCGACGCACACGTTCCCCTTGAGCCCGCGTAACACCATTCTGTTCTCCCCGCACGGACGCTTTGTTCTGGTTGCTGGGTTCGGCAACCTCGCGGGTCAGATGGATCTCTACGACATGGAGAAGAATTTCCACAAAATCGCCACCGTCGAAGCCTCCAATGCCAGTGTGTGCAACTGGTCCCCTGATGGGCAGTATATCTTGACGGCGACCACCAGCCCTCGCCTGCGTGTGGACAACGGCATCCGGATCTGGCACGTGAGTGGCTCCCTGGTGTACAATGAGGAGATGACCGAACTCTATGATGTCTTTTGGCGCCCGCAAGACTTGGCTCAATATCCTCTCGGTGATCCTTTCACCAAGTTGCCCGTGCCTCATCCTTCTGCCACCGCATACCTGGCCACCCGCAAAGCTCCCGTTAAGCCGGCTGGTGCCTACCGGCCTCCCGGTGCGCGCGGCCAGCTGACTCCTCTTGCGTTCAAGCGTGAGGATCAAGGCGGTGCTGCGTACATTCGTGAGGGCACGGCTGGTGCCGGTACAGCCGGTGTCAACGGCTTTGGCAAGCCTCGTCGTCGTGAGATTCCCGGTGCCGAGCCTGTCGAGGAATACCTGCCTCCAGGTGCCGCGCCTGGGGGTGGCGTTGCCCTCCCTCCGGGCGCCGACAATGAGAGACTGTCCAAGTCTGCTGCtaagaacaagaaaaagcgtGAGGCGGCTAAGAAGGCTCGTGAAGATGGTCCCGATACCGCGGTCCCCGCCAATGCCCCCACCGGTCCCAACGCCAATCGCGGCCGTGGCAAGAACAATGGTTCCCCTGTGAACAACACCAACAAGGCTTCTCCGGCCCCTGCTGCCGCTCCAGCTCCCGCTACTGCCCCGGCTGCGGCTCCGGCCGCTGCCGCTGTGGATCCCTCTGCTCAGGACAAGAAGATTCGCGGTcttttgaagaagatccgTGCCATTGACGAGCTGAAGATGCGCCTGgctggtggagagaagctggaggacactcagatgaagaagatccagaCTGAGGATGCAGTTCGCAAGGAGCTCGAGGCCGTCGGCTACAACGGTTGA